A region of Streptomyces sp. NBC_01267 DNA encodes the following proteins:
- the der gene encoding ribosome biogenesis GTPase Der, giving the protein MNDQHDHGALGDAEYAEFMELAAEEGFDVEDVENALDEASHGPLPVLAVVGRPNVGKSTLVNRIIGRREAVVQDKPGVTRDRVSYEAEWAGRRFKVVDTGGWEQDVLGLDASVAAQAEYAIETADAVVFVVDSTVGATDTDEAVVKLLRRAGKPVVLCANKVDGQSGEADASTLWSLGLGQPHPVSSLHGRGTGDMLDAVLEALPEAPAQTFGTKVGGPRRIALIGRPNVGKSSLLNKVAKEDRVVVNAMAGTTRDPVDELIELGGVVWKFIDTAGIRRRVHLQEGADYYASLRTAAALEKAEVAVVLIDSTESISVQDQRIVTMAVEAGRALVIAYNKWDNLDEERRYYLEREIETEFGQIAWAPRVNVSAVTGRHMEKLVPAIETAIEGWETRIPTGRLNAFLGEIVAAHPHPVRGGKQPRILFGTQAGTMPPRFVLFASGFLEAGYRRFIERRLREEFGFEGTPIHISVRVREKRGRKK; this is encoded by the coding sequence ATGAACGACCAGCACGACCACGGAGCACTCGGCGATGCCGAGTACGCGGAGTTCATGGAGCTCGCCGCGGAAGAGGGCTTCGATGTCGAAGACGTCGAGAACGCCCTTGATGAGGCCTCGCACGGCCCGCTGCCCGTCCTCGCCGTCGTCGGCCGACCGAATGTCGGCAAGTCGACCCTGGTGAACCGCATCATCGGACGCCGTGAGGCCGTCGTCCAGGACAAGCCGGGCGTCACCCGCGACCGCGTGAGCTACGAGGCGGAGTGGGCGGGCCGCCGGTTCAAGGTCGTCGACACCGGCGGCTGGGAGCAGGACGTCCTGGGCCTCGACGCCTCGGTCGCCGCGCAGGCCGAGTACGCGATCGAGACCGCCGACGCGGTCGTCTTCGTCGTCGACTCGACGGTCGGCGCGACCGACACCGACGAGGCCGTCGTCAAGCTGCTGCGCCGGGCGGGCAAGCCCGTCGTGCTCTGCGCCAACAAGGTCGACGGCCAGAGCGGCGAGGCGGACGCCAGCACGCTCTGGTCGCTCGGCCTCGGCCAGCCGCACCCCGTCTCCTCGCTGCACGGCCGCGGCACCGGCGACATGCTCGACGCCGTCCTCGAAGCGCTCCCCGAGGCCCCGGCCCAGACCTTCGGCACCAAGGTCGGCGGTCCGCGCCGGATCGCGCTCATCGGCCGTCCGAACGTCGGCAAGTCCTCGCTGCTCAACAAGGTCGCGAAAGAGGACCGTGTGGTCGTCAACGCGATGGCCGGCACCACCCGCGACCCGGTCGACGAGCTGATCGAGCTCGGCGGAGTCGTCTGGAAGTTCATCGACACGGCCGGTATCCGCCGCCGGGTGCACCTCCAGGAAGGCGCGGACTACTACGCCTCGCTGCGTACCGCCGCCGCCCTGGAGAAGGCCGAGGTCGCCGTCGTACTGATCGACTCGACCGAGTCCATCAGCGTCCAGGACCAGCGCATCGTGACAATGGCCGTGGAGGCCGGACGCGCGCTCGTGATCGCGTACAACAAGTGGGACAACCTCGACGAGGAGCGCCGCTACTACCTGGAGCGGGAGATCGAGACCGAGTTCGGCCAGATCGCCTGGGCGCCCCGGGTGAACGTGTCCGCGGTCACCGGCCGGCACATGGAGAAGCTCGTCCCGGCGATCGAGACGGCCATCGAGGGCTGGGAGACCAGGATCCCGACCGGCCGGCTCAACGCCTTCCTCGGTGAGATCGTGGCCGCCCACCCGCACCCGGTCCGCGGCGGCAAGCAGCCGCGGATCCTCTTCGGGACGCAGGCAGGGACCATGCCGCCGCGGTTCGTCCTCTTCGCGTCCGGCTTCCTGGAGGCGGGCTACCGGCGCTTCATCGAGCGCCGGCTGCGCGAGGAGTTCGGCTTCGAGGGCACGCCGATCCACATCTCGGTGCGCGTGCGCGAGAAGCGCGGCCGCAAGAAGTAG
- a CDS encoding phosphatase PAP2 family protein yields MRTDRIFARLDREPEPPRLEIPRMSRTRAALLGSTLAFYLVIVFAVLSTSWLVELDWRVMLFRPYQQWPQLHAFLDYFVVLGQRGPTAVMVAAWLGWRSWRQHTLRPLLTLGVALLLLNMTVGAVKLGLGRLGPHYATQIGSAELFAGGDIFPSGHTANAVVTWGILAYLATTPLARRWLSVASSALALGVGATTVYLGTHWLSDVLLGWAAGLLVLLALPWFEPLIGRTEAVVFAVREKLRAARRRNAARTPVPVGVTPALFPPEHSRPSGGGEDSQLEPVGFAARATGATRVATHPTSLQRAHGPRSDRTPAAPAGSRRPPHADRAPRGTGQARPVPGGSS; encoded by the coding sequence GTGCGTACCGACCGAATCTTCGCCCGCCTGGACCGGGAGCCGGAACCGCCGAGGCTAGAGATCCCTCGGATGAGCCGGACCCGGGCGGCTCTGCTCGGCTCGACGCTGGCGTTCTATCTCGTCATCGTCTTCGCCGTGCTGTCCACGTCCTGGCTCGTGGAGCTGGACTGGCGGGTCATGCTGTTCCGGCCCTATCAGCAGTGGCCTCAGCTGCACGCGTTCCTGGACTACTTCGTGGTGCTCGGCCAGCGCGGCCCCACCGCGGTGATGGTCGCGGCCTGGCTGGGCTGGCGTTCCTGGCGTCAGCACACCCTGAGACCGCTCCTGACCCTGGGCGTCGCGCTGCTGCTGCTGAACATGACAGTGGGTGCGGTCAAGCTCGGCCTCGGCCGGCTCGGCCCGCACTACGCGACCCAGATCGGCTCGGCCGAGCTCTTTGCCGGCGGCGATATATTTCCTTCCGGACACACCGCCAACGCCGTCGTGACCTGGGGAATCCTCGCCTATCTGGCGACCACACCACTGGCCAGGCGCTGGCTCTCGGTCGCCTCGTCGGCGCTGGCCCTGGGTGTCGGCGCGACCACCGTCTATCTCGGTACGCACTGGCTGAGCGACGTTCTCCTCGGCTGGGCCGCCGGGCTGCTGGTCCTGCTGGCGCTCCCCTGGTTCGAGCCGCTGATCGGCCGTACCGAGGCCGTGGTGTTCGCGGTGCGCGAGAAGCTCCGTGCCGCCCGCCGCAGGAACGCCGCACGCACGCCCGTCCCGGTGGGCGTCACCCCTGCCCTCTTCCCCCCGGAGCACTCCCGGCCGTCCGGCGGCGGCGAGGACAGCCAGCTGGAGCCGGTGGGCTTCGCGGCACGCGCCACGGGGGCCACCAGGGTCGCCACGCACCCCACCTCGCTCCAGCGGGCGCACGGTCCGCGCTCGGATCGCACACCGGCCGCCCCGGCAGGCAGCCGTCGTCCGCCGCACGCCGACCGCGCCCCTCGCGGTACCGGCCAGGCACGGCCGGTACCGGGCGGTTCCAGCTAG
- a CDS encoding MFS transporter — protein MTGTSTVGRRPRTAVQGGANRWVVLVVLCVSLLLVALDATVLHVAVPSLTEDMRPGPVQLLWIVDAYPLVCAALLILFGTLGDRVGRRRILLIGYGLFGAASAVAAFSATPEILIGARALLGIGGAMIMPATLSILRAVFPDRRERAVAIGVWTAVAAVGAAIGPVLGGFLVEHFWWGSVFLINLPLMAVLLPLARWMLPESRGSADGPWDVLGALMAAAGVLGVVFGVKRIGAGEGVFGVGTLLPLAVGAVLLVLFVRRQQSRRHPLIDIRMFSRPTFSTAVGCIVVAMLALVGLELIAVQYLQLVLGLSPLATGLRLLPLTFAAITAGAAGSCVLRRFGPRRMVSCGFVLTAVAVLCLVKMGTHDDPLLLTAAFVMLGFGLQATLFGAYESMLSEAPADRAGGAAAIGETSYQLGAGMGIALLGSVMNAAYGPALSSVPGVPASASDQAANSLGEAYQVARQLGGPAGEALRNAARDAFVHGLHVTLLVSAGLLLLGALAALRLPRVMDCEAVCETAEVPPLQSGLPGPSEERVNSSAPVPARPSPVEVAGSGRAGR, from the coding sequence ATGACAGGGACGTCCACGGTCGGCAGGCGCCCGCGCACCGCCGTTCAGGGCGGTGCCAACCGCTGGGTCGTCCTTGTCGTTCTCTGCGTCAGTCTGCTGCTGGTCGCACTGGACGCGACCGTCCTGCACGTGGCGGTGCCTTCGCTCACCGAGGACATGCGCCCCGGCCCCGTCCAACTGCTCTGGATAGTCGACGCCTATCCGCTGGTCTGTGCCGCGCTGCTGATTCTCTTCGGCACGCTGGGCGACCGGGTGGGGCGCCGACGCATTCTGCTGATCGGATACGGCCTCTTCGGCGCGGCCTCGGCCGTCGCCGCGTTCTCGGCCACCCCGGAGATCCTCATCGGGGCCCGTGCGCTGCTCGGCATCGGCGGGGCGATGATCATGCCCGCGACGCTGTCGATACTCCGCGCGGTCTTCCCCGACCGCCGTGAGCGTGCTGTCGCGATCGGTGTCTGGACCGCGGTGGCCGCGGTGGGCGCCGCCATCGGTCCGGTGCTCGGCGGCTTCCTCGTCGAGCACTTCTGGTGGGGCTCCGTCTTCCTTATCAACCTCCCGCTGATGGCGGTCCTGCTGCCGCTCGCCCGGTGGATGCTGCCCGAGTCGAGAGGCAGCGCGGATGGCCCGTGGGACGTGCTCGGTGCGCTGATGGCCGCGGCCGGGGTCCTCGGAGTGGTCTTCGGGGTCAAGCGGATCGGCGCCGGGGAGGGCGTGTTCGGTGTCGGGACGCTCCTTCCGCTGGCTGTGGGAGCGGTGCTGCTGGTGCTGTTCGTACGGCGGCAGCAGAGTCGCAGGCATCCGCTCATCGACATCCGTATGTTCTCCAGGCCCACCTTCAGCACGGCTGTCGGCTGCATCGTGGTCGCCATGCTGGCCCTGGTCGGCCTGGAGCTGATAGCGGTCCAGTACCTCCAGCTGGTCCTCGGTCTCAGCCCCCTCGCGACCGGCCTGCGGCTGCTGCCGCTCACCTTCGCCGCGATAACAGCCGGCGCCGCCGGCTCCTGCGTCCTGCGCCGCTTCGGCCCGCGCCGGATGGTCAGCTGCGGCTTCGTGCTCACCGCGGTCGCGGTGCTCTGCCTGGTGAAGATGGGGACCCACGACGATCCCCTGCTGCTGACGGCCGCCTTCGTCATGCTCGGGTTCGGACTCCAGGCCACGCTCTTCGGGGCGTACGAGTCCATGCTCAGCGAAGCGCCGGCGGACCGGGCCGGCGGCGCGGCGGCGATCGGCGAGACCTCGTACCAGCTGGGTGCCGGCATGGGGATAGCGCTGCTCGGCAGTGTCATGAACGCGGCCTACGGGCCCGCGCTCTCCTCGGTGCCGGGCGTGCCCGCGTCGGCCAGCGACCAGGCCGCCAACTCGCTGGGCGAGGCGTACCAGGTGGCCCGGCAGTTGGGCGGCCCCGCCGGGGAGGCTCTGCGCAACGCCGCCCGTGATGCCTTCGTCCACGGGCTGCACGTCACCCTGCTGGTCAGCGCGGGGCTGTTGTTGCTCGGCGCGCTGGCCGCGCTGCGGCTGCCGCGCGTGATGGACTGCGAGGCCGTGTGCGAGACCGCCGAGGTCCCTCCTCTGCAGTCCGGGCTTCCGGGCCCCTCCGAGGAGCGGGTGAATTCCTCCGCGCCGGTTCCGGCGCGCCCCTCGCCGGTCGAGGTGGCCGGGTCTGGACGAGCCGGACGCTGA
- a CDS encoding acyl-CoA dehydrogenase family protein: protein MSTSSKLPPFDPADPIGLDDLLGEEDLAIRGTVRAWAADRVLPHIAEWYEKGELPGIRELARELGSLGALGMSLEGYGCAGATAVQYGLACLELEAADSGIRSLVSVQGSLAMYAIHRFGSEDQKQRWLPGMAAGEIIGCFGLTEPDHGSDPAGMRTYARRSGDDWVLTGRKMWITNGSVAGVAVVWAQTDEGIRGFVVPTDAAGFSAPEIKHKWSLRASVTSELVMDEVRLPADAVLPGVTGLKGPLSCLSHARYGIVWGAMGAARASFEAAVDYAKTREQFGRPIGGFQLTQAKLADMAVELHKGILLAHHLGRRLDAGKLRPEQVSFGKLNNVREAIEICRTSRTVLGANGISLEYPVMRHATNLESVLTYEGTVEMHQLVLGKALTGLDAFR from the coding sequence ATGTCCACATCTTCGAAGCTGCCGCCCTTCGACCCCGCCGATCCCATCGGCCTGGACGACCTGCTCGGCGAAGAGGACCTCGCGATCCGCGGCACGGTCCGCGCCTGGGCCGCCGACCGGGTGCTCCCGCACATCGCCGAGTGGTACGAGAAGGGCGAACTGCCCGGCATCCGCGAGCTGGCCCGCGAGCTGGGTTCGCTCGGCGCGCTGGGCATGTCCCTGGAGGGGTACGGCTGCGCGGGTGCGACCGCGGTCCAGTACGGGCTCGCCTGCCTGGAACTGGAGGCCGCCGACTCCGGCATCCGCTCCCTGGTGTCCGTGCAGGGATCGCTCGCCATGTACGCGATCCACCGCTTCGGCTCCGAGGACCAGAAGCAGCGGTGGCTGCCCGGCATGGCGGCGGGCGAGATCATCGGCTGTTTCGGGCTCACCGAGCCCGATCACGGGTCCGATCCGGCCGGGATGCGGACGTACGCCAGGCGGAGCGGCGACGACTGGGTGCTCACCGGCCGCAAGATGTGGATCACCAACGGCTCGGTCGCGGGGGTGGCCGTCGTCTGGGCGCAGACCGACGAGGGCATCCGCGGCTTCGTCGTCCCCACGGACGCCGCGGGCTTCTCCGCCCCCGAGATCAAGCACAAGTGGTCGCTGCGCGCCTCGGTCACCAGTGAACTGGTCATGGACGAGGTCCGGCTCCCGGCCGACGCGGTACTTCCCGGGGTCACCGGCCTCAAGGGCCCGCTCAGCTGTCTGAGCCACGCCCGCTACGGCATCGTCTGGGGAGCGATGGGCGCCGCCCGCGCCAGCTTCGAGGCCGCCGTCGACTACGCGAAGACGCGGGAACAGTTCGGCAGGCCGATCGGCGGCTTCCAGCTCACCCAGGCCAAGCTCGCCGACATGGCGGTGGAACTGCACAAGGGCATCCTGCTCGCGCACCACCTGGGGCGGCGGCTGGACGCGGGGAAGCTCCGTCCGGAGCAGGTCAGCTTCGGGAAGCTCAACAACGTGCGGGAGGCGATCGAGATCTGCCGCACGTCGCGCACCGTCCTCGGAGCCAACGGGATCTCGCTGGAGTACCCCGTGATGCGGCACGCCACCAACCTGGAGTCGGTGCTCACCTACGAGGGCACCGTGGAGATGCACCAACTGGTGCTGGGCAAGGCGCTCACCGGTCTCGACGCGTTCCGGTAG
- a CDS encoding glycosyltransferase family 4 protein, giving the protein MHISFMLHNAYGIGGTIRTTFTLAGTLAEQHDVEIVSVFRHLDRPTLGAPDGVRMRHLVDLRKDSGGPAADDPDRAGPATVFPRGDHRYRQYSRLTDTRIGDFLKSLEADVVVGTRPGLNVQIARQARPGPVRIGQEHLTLDSHNELLRREIRYRYGLLDAVTTVSEADARAYRELGLPGLRIEAVPNSVPEPRLPVADSTARWVVAAGRLTETKRFDLLVRAFAQVVAVRPDWRLRIYGSGDSSGNEKDALRALIGELGLYNHVFLMGPANPIEAEWVKGSVAAVTSRLESFGMSIVEAMRSGLPVVSTDCPHGPREIIDDGVDGLLVPVGDTGAIAAALLRLIENDGLRRDMGRAARNSSARFDPAEIAGRHEALFTQLATGRGEDRPRTALGDGLLRTRGTVNSRAYALRHRIAGAVRRRRAA; this is encoded by the coding sequence ATGCACATTTCATTCATGCTCCACAACGCCTACGGCATAGGCGGCACGATCCGGACCACGTTCACGCTGGCCGGGACGCTCGCCGAACAGCACGACGTCGAGATTGTCTCGGTCTTCCGCCATCTCGACCGGCCGACCCTGGGCGCGCCCGACGGTGTGCGGATGAGGCATCTCGTCGATCTGCGCAAGGACAGCGGGGGCCCGGCCGCCGACGATCCGGACCGAGCCGGACCAGCCACCGTGTTCCCCCGCGGGGATCACCGGTACCGGCAGTACAGCCGTCTCACCGACACCCGGATCGGTGACTTCCTGAAGTCGCTGGAGGCCGATGTCGTCGTCGGTACCCGGCCGGGGCTGAACGTGCAGATCGCCCGTCAGGCCCGGCCGGGGCCGGTCCGGATCGGCCAGGAACATCTGACGCTGGACAGCCACAACGAGCTGCTGCGCCGCGAGATCCGCTACCGCTACGGCCTGCTGGACGCCGTCACCACGGTCTCCGAGGCGGACGCCCGTGCGTACCGCGAGCTGGGTCTGCCCGGTCTGCGGATCGAGGCCGTCCCCAACAGCGTTCCCGAGCCCCGGCTGCCGGTCGCCGACTCCACGGCCCGCTGGGTGGTGGCAGCCGGCCGGCTCACCGAGACCAAGCGGTTCGACCTGCTGGTCCGGGCCTTCGCCCAGGTGGTGGCGGTCCGCCCCGACTGGCGGCTGCGGATCTACGGCAGCGGTGACTCCAGCGGCAACGAGAAGGACGCCCTGCGCGCCCTCATCGGTGAACTCGGCCTGTACAACCATGTGTTCCTGATGGGCCCGGCCAACCCCATCGAGGCCGAATGGGTCAAGGGGTCGGTGGCCGCGGTCACTTCGCGTCTGGAGTCGTTCGGCATGTCCATCGTCGAGGCGATGCGCTCGGGGCTGCCGGTCGTCTCCACCGACTGCCCGCACGGCCCTCGTGAGATCATCGACGACGGCGTCGACGGACTGCTGGTCCCCGTCGGCGACACCGGCGCGATCGCCGCGGCGCTTCTCCGGCTGATCGAGAACGACGGTCTGCGGCGTGACATGGGCCGCGCGGCGCGGAACAGCTCGGCCCGTTTCGATCCCGCCGAGATCGCCGGACGGCACGAGGCGCTCTTCACCCAACTGGCCACCGGGCGCGGGGAAGACCGACCCCGTACCGCGCTGGGTGACGGACTGCTCCGTACCCGCGGCACAGTCAACAGCCGGGCGTACGCGCTGAGGCACCGGATCGCCGGTGCGGTGCGCAGGAGGAGGGCCGCATGA
- a CDS encoding cell division protein SepF, producing the protein MGSVRKASAWLGLVEDNDDDRYYDDEYAEGAGSPAPAEAWVTDPRVRVASEAAQEKSRRIATITPDSFRDARGIGEMFRDGVPVIVNLTSMEPADAKRVVDFAAGLIFGLRGSIDRVATRVFLLTPADTKIVSGEAAGRSTEGGFFNQS; encoded by the coding sequence ATGGGATCGGTACGCAAGGCGAGTGCCTGGCTGGGGCTCGTCGAGGACAACGACGACGACCGCTACTACGACGACGAGTACGCAGAGGGAGCCGGATCCCCGGCCCCCGCCGAGGCATGGGTGACCGACCCGCGGGTCCGGGTGGCCTCCGAGGCGGCTCAGGAGAAGAGCCGCCGGATCGCCACCATCACCCCCGACAGCTTCCGGGACGCGCGCGGCATCGGTGAGATGTTCCGCGACGGTGTCCCGGTGATCGTCAACCTCACGTCCATGGAGCCCGCCGACGCCAAGCGCGTGGTCGACTTCGCCGCCGGACTGATCTTCGGGCTGCGCGGTTCGATCGACCGGGTGGCGACCCGGGTCTTCCTGTTGACGCCCGCCGATACGAAGATCGTCAGCGGGGAGGCCGCGGGCCGGTCCACCGAGGGCGGCTTCTTCAATCAGAGCTGA
- a CDS encoding transferase, protein MTETGTGTPPCVDCTADADGTLTFDLAAAGATALVLKRRKADDRVALALTAAPGDRLRAVLRADAVLAEGRWDAFTDGGPAGEQRAEPGLRDLRKLVDRTPEPEATGVVAHLPYRTADGRLAIRSWTRSPHAEAGDLTVGGGALTLEGRLYGAELGPESTVEARLRGTRGQAYREPVTDGGDGRFRCTLPYGPLAADGTEGTRVWDLWLLPTGAPDATRAAGTAVRIGRILDDIADRKSVHVYPAASLGGDSEEPDARATPYYTVDNDLSVRLERAKG, encoded by the coding sequence ATGACGGAGACCGGCACAGGAACGCCGCCGTGCGTCGACTGCACGGCCGACGCCGACGGAACGCTCACGTTCGACCTCGCGGCGGCCGGGGCGACCGCCCTCGTACTGAAGCGGCGCAAGGCGGACGACCGGGTCGCTCTGGCGCTCACGGCGGCGCCGGGGGACCGGCTGCGCGCCGTGCTGCGCGCGGACGCGGTGCTGGCCGAGGGCCGCTGGGACGCCTTCACCGACGGCGGCCCGGCGGGTGAACAGCGGGCCGAACCCGGGCTCAGGGACCTGCGGAAGCTCGTCGACCGTACGCCGGAGCCCGAGGCCACCGGGGTCGTCGCGCACCTTCCGTACCGGACGGCCGACGGGCGGCTCGCCATCCGCAGCTGGACCCGCTCACCGCATGCCGAAGCGGGCGACCTGACCGTGGGCGGGGGAGCGTTGACCCTCGAAGGACGGCTGTACGGGGCGGAGCTCGGCCCGGAATCCACCGTCGAGGCGCGGCTGCGCGGGACGCGAGGACAGGCGTACCGGGAGCCCGTGACGGACGGCGGGGACGGCCGGTTCCGCTGCACACTGCCGTACGGTCCGCTGGCCGCGGACGGTACCGAGGGGACGCGGGTGTGGGACCTGTGGCTGTTGCCCACGGGCGCACCGGACGCCACGCGCGCCGCGGGCACGGCGGTGCGCATCGGCCGGATCCTCGACGACATCGCCGACCGCAAGTCCGTCCACGTCTATCCGGCCGCGTCGCTCGGCGGCGACAGCGAGGAGCCCGATGCTCGCGCGACGCCGTACTACACGGTCGACAACGACCTGAGCGTGCGGCTGGAGCGGGCGAAGGGCTGA
- a CDS encoding I78 family peptidase inhibitor has product MAPIPTPPVQPDDAPESYLGLDAERAGQLARARGWSTVRALPTGAVITMEFQSGRLNFEVDGGKVVRCWLG; this is encoded by the coding sequence ATGGCACCCATTCCGACCCCTCCCGTACAGCCCGACGACGCCCCGGAAAGTTACCTGGGCCTCGATGCCGAGCGCGCCGGACAACTGGCCCGTGCGCGCGGCTGGTCCACGGTCAGAGCGCTTCCGACGGGCGCGGTCATCACCATGGAGTTCCAGTCGGGACGGCTCAACTTCGAGGTCGACGGCGGGAAGGTCGTCCGCTGCTGGCTGGGCTGA
- a CDS encoding ABC transporter substrate-binding protein, whose product MSKTRIGAASALVAAAALTLTACGSGDPSATGEDAGPAAATAGIPTTDVVSAVRENRAAAALLPADVRKQGTLTMATAVGGTPPGTTYLPDGRTVVGQDIDFAGAVAKTLGLKVRREAASFETILPALDSGKYDLGVGNFGVTDERRKVIDFVTYINDGQGFAVRKDSKLGKVTDLTQLCGLNVATGAGTTFEATLEKERKLCGAAGKKDYKVQTYADPAAIWISLQQGRSDVVMSTINGLRFAVNQQQGLKFLNEFHRLDVGFAFRKGTALAPAFRAAVNQLIKNGTYARILKKWGTVPSGIKESKISPPELT is encoded by the coding sequence ATGAGCAAGACCCGAATCGGCGCTGCTTCCGCCCTGGTCGCCGCAGCGGCCCTGACTCTCACGGCCTGCGGCTCGGGCGACCCGTCGGCCACGGGCGAGGACGCCGGACCGGCTGCCGCGACCGCCGGGATCCCCACCACGGACGTGGTGTCGGCCGTCCGCGAGAACCGGGCGGCTGCCGCCCTGTTGCCCGCGGACGTGCGGAAGCAAGGCACGCTCACGATGGCCACCGCCGTCGGCGGCACCCCACCGGGCACCACCTATCTGCCGGACGGAAGGACCGTCGTCGGGCAGGACATCGACTTCGCCGGAGCGGTGGCGAAGACACTCGGGCTGAAGGTCAGACGGGAGGCCGCGAGTTTCGAGACGATTCTCCCGGCGCTGGACAGCGGAAAATACGATCTGGGCGTCGGGAATTTCGGCGTCACGGACGAGCGGCGCAAGGTCATCGACTTCGTCACCTACATCAACGACGGCCAGGGTTTCGCCGTGCGCAAGGACAGCAAGCTGGGAAAGGTAACCGATCTGACCCAGCTGTGCGGTCTGAATGTGGCGACAGGTGCGGGCACCACGTTCGAGGCGACGCTGGAGAAGGAGAGAAAGCTTTGCGGGGCCGCGGGAAAGAAGGACTACAAGGTCCAGACGTACGCGGACCCGGCCGCGATCTGGATCTCGCTCCAGCAGGGCCGCAGCGATGTGGTGATGTCGACGATCAACGGACTGCGCTTCGCGGTGAATCAGCAGCAGGGGCTGAAGTTCCTCAATGAATTCCACCGTCTCGACGTGGGATTCGCCTTCAGGAAGGGCACCGCGCTGGCGCCCGCGTTCCGGGCCGCGGTGAATCAGCTCATCAAGAACGGCACGTACGCACGCATCCTGAAGAAGTGGGGCACGGTTCCGTCCGGGATCAAGGAGTCGAAGATCTCCCCGCCGGAACTCACGTAG
- a CDS encoding DUF5685 family protein, with translation MFGMVRPCTHRLSDGLRAEWTAHLCGLCLALRGDHGQFARIATNYDGLIVSVLTEAQAGRSAAGRRTAGPCPLRGMRTAPVARGEGARLAAAVSLVLASAKVRDHVADRDGLLARRPVAAAARRVAARWDRAGARTGAELGFDTALLVDSVDRQAGIEALAGPGTPLLTVTEPTETATAAAFAHTAVLAGRPQNMAPLAEAGRLFGRLAHLLDAVEDKEADAVSGAWNPLAATGTPRAEARRLCDDALHGIRLALRDAEFTDDKLAHVLLAHELRRSVDRAFGATCAHQAPGPFGPPPPGFDPDPPERDERDGYRDSHDGRRPRSFLAGCALAVGLCCTCRACCASEFEGPWSGKKREGWCNNCDCDCGGCDCNCDGCCCDGCDGCDCCCPCDGC, from the coding sequence GTGTTCGGAATGGTCAGGCCCTGCACGCACCGTCTCTCCGACGGGCTCAGGGCCGAGTGGACGGCCCATCTCTGCGGCCTCTGTCTGGCGCTGCGGGGCGACCACGGGCAGTTCGCCCGGATCGCCACCAACTACGACGGCCTGATCGTCTCGGTCCTGACGGAGGCTCAGGCCGGCCGTTCCGCCGCGGGGCGCCGTACCGCGGGTCCCTGCCCGCTGCGTGGGATGCGTACCGCGCCCGTGGCCCGTGGCGAGGGAGCCCGGCTCGCGGCTGCCGTCTCCCTGGTGCTGGCCTCGGCGAAGGTACGGGACCACGTCGCCGACCGGGACGGGCTGTTGGCGCGCAGGCCGGTGGCCGCTGCGGCCCGCCGGGTCGCAGCGCGCTGGGACCGCGCCGGCGCCCGCACCGGCGCCGAGCTGGGCTTCGACACCGCGCTCCTGGTCGACTCCGTGGACCGGCAGGCCGGGATCGAGGCGCTGGCCGGCCCCGGCACCCCGCTGCTCACCGTCACCGAGCCGACCGAGACGGCCACCGCGGCGGCCTTCGCGCACACCGCCGTACTCGCGGGCCGCCCGCAGAACATGGCGCCGCTCGCCGAGGCGGGCAGGCTCTTCGGGCGGCTGGCCCATCTCCTGGACGCCGTGGAGGACAAGGAAGCTGACGCGGTGTCGGGTGCCTGGAACCCGCTCGCCGCCACCGGTACCCCGCGGGCCGAGGCCCGCAGGCTGTGCGACGACGCGTTGCACGGGATACGCCTGGCGCTGCGGGACGCCGAGTTCACGGACGACAAGCTGGCGCACGTCCTGCTCGCCCATGAACTGAGGCGCTCGGTGGACCGGGCGTTCGGTGCCACGTGCGCGCATCAGGCGCCGGGGCCGTTCGGGCCGCCGCCGCCCGGATTCGACCCCGACCCACCGGAGCGCGACGAGCGCGACGGGTACCGCGACAGCCATGACGGCCGTCGTCCACGTAGCTTCCTCGCGGGCTGCGCCCTGGCCGTCGGACTCTGCTGCACCTGCCGGGCCTGCTGTGCCTCCGAGTTCGAGGGCCCCTGGTCGGGCAAGAAGCGCGAGGGCTGGTGCAACAACTGCGACTGTGACTGCGGCGGATGTGACTGCAACTGCGACGGGTGCTGCTGCGACGGCTGCGACGGGTGCGACTGCTGTTGCCCCTGCGACGGCTGCTGA